One Sphingomonas sp. SUN039 genomic window carries:
- a CDS encoding cytochrome c, with product MKRALPLLLALGGCQQADSFAFRNTSIALPEDTVALPAGPGAEAVATNCLACHSPEMILTQPRLTRKVWEAEVEKMAKVYKAPIDQAAVPQIVDYLVAANERLTK from the coding sequence ATGAAGCGCGCGCTCCCCCTCCTCCTCGCCCTCGGCGGGTGCCAGCAGGCGGACTCGTTCGCTTTTCGGAACACCAGCATCGCCCTGCCCGAGGATACCGTCGCCCTCCCCGCCGGACCGGGCGCGGAGGCGGTTGCGACCAACTGCCTCGCCTGCCACAGCCCTGAGATGATCCTGACGCAACCGCGCCTGACGCGGAAAGTCTGGGAGGCCGAGGTCGAGAAGATGGCGAAGGTCTACAAGGCTCCGATCGATCAGGCGGCGGTACCGCAGATCGTCGATTACCTGGTGGCGGCGAACGAGCGGCTGACCAAGTAA
- a CDS encoding thioesterase family protein, producing MSFARPFTAAPGDIDELGHVNNAVWVRWIQTLATDHWAAQALPEHIEKYIWVVVRHEIDYRGNLKVGESVEGRTWIEEPPTGAKFDRHVAFVKDGRELVRAKTTWAIVDKATQRILRVPKDVTERFLP from the coding sequence GTGAGCTTCGCCCGGCCCTTTACCGCCGCGCCCGGCGACATCGACGAGCTGGGGCACGTCAACAATGCCGTCTGGGTGCGCTGGATCCAGACGCTCGCGACCGACCATTGGGCGGCGCAGGCGCTGCCCGAACATATCGAGAAATACATCTGGGTCGTGGTGCGCCACGAGATCGATTATCGCGGCAATCTGAAAGTCGGGGAGAGCGTCGAGGGGCGGACCTGGATCGAGGAGCCGCCGACGGGAGCGAAGTTCGACCGCCATGTGGCGTTCGTGAAGGACGGTCGCGAACTGGTGCGGGCGAAGACGACCTGGGCGATCGTGGACAAGGCGACGCAGCGGATTTTGCGCGTGCCGAAGGATGTAACCGAGAGGTTCCTTCCGTAA
- a CDS encoding molybdopterin-dependent oxidoreductase: MELDRRTLIAGAGLGLAGGALAAGNGLVDLHLPGGPSERPLTPRFPQKGDMIVQRVRPPLLETPFEVFDQGTITPNDRHFVRWHYSDIPTSIDVASYRIAVHGAVKAPQSLSLGELLKVGEHIEFAAVNQCAGNGRGLFEPRVAGAQWANGAMSNAKWRGVRLRDVLDKAGVGADAKFVRFKGLDKPLVADAPHFIKSLPLDKARADDTILAFAMNGEALPVLNGFPLRLVVPGWFSTYWVKMLSDIEVLTAEDDNFWMAKAYRMPTVPVKPGDKDFPTVPVTAMGPRSFVTSHADGAVVRAGEQLRVSGIAFGGDCGVKEVSLWVEAGKFLAEGPIPSDAPIPYPVSLQADDGKFGFRKWVCDTPIPVSNVLEGMTLRTRCTNTDGVAQPSVQAWNPSGYARNLVEPITLRVA; this comes from the coding sequence ATGGAGTTGGACCGCCGCACGCTGATCGCCGGGGCCGGCCTCGGGCTTGCAGGCGGTGCGCTTGCGGCAGGCAACGGCCTTGTCGACCTGCATTTGCCCGGTGGCCCGAGCGAACGCCCGCTGACGCCGCGCTTCCCGCAAAAGGGCGACATGATCGTCCAGCGGGTCCGCCCGCCGCTGCTCGAGACGCCGTTCGAGGTGTTCGACCAAGGGACGATCACCCCCAACGACCGCCATTTCGTGCGATGGCATTATAGCGACATTCCGACCAGCATCGACGTCGCGAGCTACCGGATCGCGGTGCACGGCGCGGTCAAGGCGCCGCAGTCGCTGTCGCTCGGCGAGTTGCTCAAGGTCGGCGAACACATCGAATTCGCCGCCGTCAACCAGTGCGCGGGCAACGGGCGCGGCCTGTTCGAGCCGCGCGTCGCGGGCGCGCAATGGGCGAACGGCGCGATGTCGAACGCGAAGTGGCGCGGGGTGCGCTTACGCGATGTGCTCGACAAGGCAGGCGTGGGGGCGGACGCGAAGTTCGTCCGTTTCAAGGGCCTCGACAAGCCGCTGGTCGCGGACGCACCGCATTTCATCAAATCGTTGCCGCTCGACAAGGCCCGCGCCGACGACACGATACTGGCGTTCGCGATGAACGGCGAGGCGCTTCCTGTCCTCAACGGCTTCCCGCTGCGGCTGGTCGTGCCGGGTTGGTTCTCGACCTATTGGGTCAAGATGCTGTCCGACATCGAGGTGCTGACGGCGGAGGACGATAATTTCTGGATGGCGAAGGCATACCGGATGCCGACCGTGCCGGTGAAGCCGGGGGACAAGGACTTCCCGACCGTGCCGGTGACAGCAATGGGGCCGAGGAGTTTCGTGACGAGCCATGCGGATGGCGCAGTCGTACGAGCGGGCGAGCAATTGCGCGTAAGCGGGATCGCGTTTGGCGGTGACTGCGGCGTGAAAGAGGTCTCACTTTGGGTCGAGGCTGGGAAGTTCCTCGCTGAAGGACCGATCCCCAGCGACGCGCCAATACCCTATCCTGTTTCGCTGCAAGCAGATGACGGTAAATTCGGGTTTCGAAAGTGGGTCTGCGACACGCCCATCCCAGTCTCGAACGTGCTTGAGGGCATGACGCTGAGGACGCGCTGTACCAATACCGATGGCGTCGCTCAACCGAGCGTCCAAGCGTGGAATCCCAGTGGGTATGCGCGCAACCTCGTCGAACCCATCACCCTGAGGGTCGCATGA
- a CDS encoding DUF2332 domain-containing protein: protein MTFDEAMTFQAEFCEQGGAPVTARVCRALAAGLDRTTATGRRVHDWPGNRIADAMPLRLVAPYHALFRKGAIPAFDTVEAIRAATAAHDDWICGWLDGPPQTNEPARSASFMAALLVLADRFGLPFELLEIGSSAGLNLLIDRYRYDLGGSVAGPERSPVLIEPAWRGSPPPQADVRIASVRGVDIAPIDVTDPAAAERLMGYVWIDAPERIARVEAAIRMIRERPVDMVQGDAADWVEARLTEPQATGSARVLMHSIVWQYLSPGGQARITAAMEAAGAAATRDRPLAWVRMEADTERKTIQLHMTAWPGGQVEHRAAVHPHGAWLEWLA from the coding sequence ATGACGTTCGACGAAGCCATGACGTTTCAGGCCGAGTTCTGCGAGCAGGGCGGCGCGCCCGTCACGGCGCGGGTGTGCCGCGCGCTCGCGGCGGGGCTGGACCGGACGACGGCAACCGGGCGGCGGGTGCACGACTGGCCGGGTAACCGCATTGCCGATGCGATGCCGCTGCGGCTGGTCGCCCCCTATCATGCGCTGTTCCGCAAAGGGGCAATCCCCGCGTTCGACACGGTCGAGGCGATCCGCGCCGCAACCGCCGCGCACGACGACTGGATTTGCGGCTGGCTCGACGGGCCGCCGCAAACCAACGAACCGGCGCGGTCCGCGTCGTTCATGGCGGCGCTGCTGGTGCTGGCCGACCGCTTCGGCCTGCCGTTCGAATTGCTCGAAATCGGTTCGAGCGCGGGCCTCAACCTGCTGATCGACCGCTATCGGTACGATCTCGGTGGCAGCGTGGCGGGACCGGAGCGCTCGCCGGTTCTGATCGAGCCGGCATGGCGCGGAAGTCCGCCGCCGCAAGCGGATGTGCGGATCGCGTCGGTGCGCGGCGTCGACATTGCCCCGATCGACGTGACCGACCCGGCGGCGGCCGAGCGGCTGATGGGCTATGTCTGGATCGATGCGCCCGAAAGGATCGCCCGTGTCGAGGCCGCGATCAGGATGATCCGCGAGCGACCGGTCGATATGGTGCAGGGCGACGCCGCCGACTGGGTCGAGGCGCGGCTGACCGAACCGCAAGCGACGGGCAGTGCCCGCGTTCTGATGCACAGCATCGTCTGGCAATATCTGTCGCCCGGGGGGCAGGCGCGGATTACGGCGGCGATGGAAGCCGCAGGCGCGGCGGCGACGCGCGACCGTCCGCTCGCCTGGGTCCGCATGGAAGCAGATACCGAGCGCAAGACAATCCAGCTCCACATGACAGCGTGGCCGGGCGGACAGGTCGAACACCGCGCAGCGGTTCACCCGCACGGGGCATGGCTCGAATGGCTTGCGTGA
- a CDS encoding polysaccharide deacetylase family protein, with the protein MTATQSSLYAPVMNRLFASIHDVSPRFEPQVDALYDRLSGLLGGPKLAMLVVPDFEDDAPLSANPAYAAKLRGWAAAGVEMFLHGWCHRDDAKVRGFMQKHMTAGAGEFAQLTREEANRRLTEGRKVVEDAIGQEVAGFIAPAWLYSDAAKQALADQKFALAEDHMSVWSPVTGKRLASRPVITWASRTRGRVLSSLAVAAAARAAPWALPQARIAVHPGDTTVPALLDSIDATYGKFVRTHAPSRYADLLA; encoded by the coding sequence ATGACAGCGACGCAATCGTCGCTATATGCGCCGGTGATGAACCGCCTGTTCGCCTCGATCCATGACGTCTCGCCGCGCTTCGAGCCACAGGTCGACGCGCTGTACGACCGGCTGTCGGGGCTGCTCGGCGGTCCGAAGCTGGCGATGCTGGTCGTCCCCGATTTCGAGGACGACGCCCCCCTTTCCGCCAACCCGGCCTATGCCGCCAAGCTGCGCGGCTGGGCGGCGGCGGGCGTCGAGATGTTCCTCCACGGCTGGTGCCACCGCGACGACGCGAAGGTGCGCGGGTTCATGCAGAAACATATGACTGCAGGCGCAGGCGAATTCGCGCAGCTGACCCGTGAAGAGGCCAACCGCCGCCTGACCGAGGGGCGCAAGGTTGTCGAGGATGCCATCGGGCAGGAAGTGGCCGGGTTCATCGCGCCCGCCTGGCTGTATTCGGACGCCGCGAAACAGGCGCTCGCCGACCAGAAATTCGCGCTGGCAGAGGACCATATGAGCGTGTGGTCGCCGGTGACCGGCAAGCGACTCGCTTCGCGACCGGTAATTACCTGGGCGAGCCGCACGCGGGGCCGTGTGCTGAGTTCGCTCGCGGTTGCCGCTGCCGCCCGCGCCGCGCCTTGGGCGCTCCCGCAGGCGCGAATTGCCGTGCACCCCGGCGATACGACGGTCCCCGCGCTGCTCGACAGCATCGACGCGACCTATGGCAAATTCGTCCGCACTCATGCGCCCTCGCGCTACGCCGATTTGCTCGCCTGA
- a CDS encoding S9 family peptidase — translation MNTAPTALKIPTETTVHGAKLTDDYAWLRDPGYPEVTDAAILDHLKAENAHFETHFEPLAPLVETIFQEMKGRIKEDDASVPSKDGDWYYWRAFETGGQYRKWWRRPVSGGPDELILDEPSLAAGKDYFRLGALTLSEDGHWLAYATDDDGSERFTVHIRDLVSGEHLPDAIPETMGALVWNADATALVYGQVNDQWRVDTVKLHRLGTPVADDVTLYHEADIGYQCGAGMTHDRQWIAVATGDNTTSEVRLLPADNPLADPLLVRGRQAGVEYDVETHGQTLFIVTNDIDPMFRLVTAPLSAPWDWTERLAPKPDFYLNDVSTFAGFFVVEGRENGLDQVEIHRYDGSGVTRIPFPEASYSAGLDENPEWDVTSLRLSYESMVTPSLTEEYDVATGARTTLKVQQIPSGYDKAKYATERLDLPARDGTMIPVSVVYPADFPKDGSRPLYLYGYGAYGIAIPPGFSTGRLSLLDRGFAFAIAHIRGGDDLGQQWQLDGKLDKRWNAFTDFVDVARGLCDAGFSSPGKLCAAGGSAGGELMGVVINTDPDLWGAVAAHVPFVDVLNTMLDESLPLTPGEWPEWGNPITDKAAFDLIRSYCPYQNVGAHSYPPLLVTAGLTDPRVTYWEPAKWVAKLRATRTNDAPLLLKTNMGAGHGGKSGRFESLRETAEEFAFFIEQMERA, via the coding sequence ATGAACACTGCCCCCACCGCACTGAAAATCCCGACCGAAACCACCGTCCACGGTGCCAAACTGACCGACGACTACGCCTGGCTGCGCGATCCTGGCTATCCGGAGGTGACCGATGCGGCGATTCTCGATCATCTGAAGGCCGAAAACGCGCATTTCGAGACGCATTTCGAACCGCTCGCGCCACTCGTCGAAACGATCTTTCAGGAGATGAAGGGCCGCATCAAGGAGGACGATGCCAGCGTCCCGTCGAAGGACGGCGACTGGTATTACTGGCGCGCGTTCGAGACCGGCGGGCAATACCGCAAATGGTGGCGGCGTCCGGTTTCCGGCGGCCCCGACGAACTGATCCTCGATGAGCCGTCGCTGGCGGCGGGCAAGGATTATTTCCGCCTCGGTGCGCTGACACTCAGCGAGGACGGGCACTGGCTGGCGTACGCGACCGACGATGACGGGTCGGAGCGTTTTACCGTGCACATCCGCGATCTGGTGAGCGGCGAGCACCTGCCCGATGCCATCCCCGAAACCATGGGCGCGCTGGTGTGGAATGCCGATGCGACCGCGCTGGTCTACGGGCAAGTCAACGACCAGTGGCGGGTGGATACGGTCAAGCTGCACCGCCTCGGCACCCCGGTCGCCGATGACGTGACGCTCTATCATGAGGCCGATATCGGCTATCAGTGCGGCGCAGGGATGACGCACGACCGGCAGTGGATCGCGGTGGCGACCGGCGACAATACCACGTCCGAAGTGCGCCTGCTGCCCGCCGACAATCCGCTGGCCGATCCGCTGCTCGTCCGCGGGCGTCAGGCGGGGGTCGAATATGACGTCGAGACGCATGGGCAGACGCTGTTCATCGTCACCAACGACATCGACCCGATGTTCCGGCTGGTCACCGCGCCGCTCTCGGCACCCTGGGACTGGACCGAACGACTTGCACCGAAGCCCGATTTCTACCTCAACGATGTCAGCACCTTCGCCGGTTTCTTCGTCGTCGAGGGGCGCGAGAACGGTTTGGATCAGGTCGAAATCCACCGGTACGACGGGTCGGGCGTCACGCGCATTCCGTTCCCCGAGGCGAGCTATTCGGCGGGGCTCGACGAAAATCCCGAATGGGATGTGACCAGCTTGCGCCTGTCGTACGAATCGATGGTCACGCCGTCGCTAACCGAGGAATACGACGTGGCGACGGGTGCGCGGACGACCTTGAAGGTCCAGCAAATCCCGAGCGGCTATGACAAGGCGAAATATGCCACGGAACGCCTCGACCTGCCCGCGCGCGACGGGACGATGATTCCGGTATCGGTGGTCTATCCGGCGGATTTCCCGAAAGACGGCAGCCGCCCACTCTATCTCTACGGTTACGGTGCCTATGGCATCGCCATCCCGCCAGGGTTCTCGACCGGACGATTGAGCCTGCTCGACCGGGGCTTCGCCTTTGCCATCGCGCATATCCGCGGCGGCGACGATCTGGGGCAGCAATGGCAGTTGGACGGCAAGCTCGACAAGCGCTGGAACGCGTTCACCGATTTCGTCGATGTGGCGCGCGGGCTGTGCGACGCGGGCTTTTCGTCGCCGGGCAAGCTGTGCGCGGCGGGCGGGTCGGCGGGCGGCGAGCTGATGGGCGTCGTCATCAATACCGACCCCGACCTGTGGGGCGCGGTCGCGGCGCATGTGCCGTTCGTCGATGTGCTCAACACGATGCTCGACGAGAGCCTGCCGCTGACCCCGGGCGAATGGCCCGAATGGGGGAACCCGATTACCGACAAGGCGGCGTTCGACCTGATCCGCAGCTATTGCCCGTACCAGAATGTCGGCGCACACAGCTATCCGCCGCTGCTGGTGACGGCGGGGCTGACCGACCCGCGTGTGACCTATTGGGAACCGGCGAAGTGGGTCGCGAAATTGCGCGCCACCCGTACGAACGACGCGCCGCTGCTGCTCAAGACCAACATGGGCGCGGGGCATGGCGGCAAGTCGGGGCGATTCGAGAGCTTGCGCGAGACGGCGGAGGAGTTCGCGTTCTTCATCGAGCAGATGGAACGGGCGTGA